DNA sequence from the Streptomyces sp. MST-110588 genome:
CCACAAGGCCATCGACGACATATCCATGACCGTCGAGCCGCGCTCGGTGACCGCCTTCATCGGCCCCTCCGGCTGCGGCAAGTCCACCTTCCTGCGCACCCTGAACCGGATGCACGAGGTCACCCCCGGCGGGCGCGTCGAGGGCAAGGTGATGCTGGACGACGAGAACCTGTACGGCTCCGGCGTCGACCCGGTCGCGGTGCGCCGCACCGTCGGCATGGTCTTCCAGCGCCCCAACCCCTTCCCCACCATGTCGATCTTCGACAATGTCGCGGCGGGCCTGCGGCTGAACGGCACGGTGAAGAAGAAGTCCGAGCTGAACGACGTCGTCGAGAAGTCCCTCAAGGGCGCCAACCTCTGGAACGAGGTCAAGGACCGCCTGAACAAGCCCGGCTCCGGCCTGTCCGGCGGCCAGCAGCAGCGGCTGTGCATCGCCCGCGCCATCGCCGTCCAGCCGCAGGTCCTGCTGATGGACGAGCCGTGCTCCGCGCTCGACCCGATCTCCACCCTGGCCATCGAGGACCTGATCGGCGAGCTGAAGTCGCGCTTCACGATCGTCATCGTCACCCACAACATGCAGCAGGCGGCGCGGGTCTCGGACCGTACGGCCTTCTTCAACCTGGCGGCCGTCGGGCAGCCGGGCAAGCTCGTGGAGATCGACGACACCGAGCGGATCTTCTCCAACCCCTCGGTCCAGGCCACGGAGGACTACATCTCCGGCCGCTTCGGCTAGCAGCCGCTCCGGCCGGCAGCCGCCCCGGCCGGCCGCCGCCCCGGGCCGGCTCCCGCAGTCCGGCCGGTCCGGCGGCCCACCCGGCGTCCTGAGGTGCTGCATGGCGGTGCCACCACAGGACGAAGGGCCCGCCCCACCTTCCCGGGGGGCGGGCCCTTCATGCCGTACGTACGGACCTCTTGAGCCGTACG
Encoded proteins:
- the pstB gene encoding phosphate ABC transporter ATP-binding protein PstB, encoding MAKRIDVSGLSAYYGGHKAIDDISMTVEPRSVTAFIGPSGCGKSTFLRTLNRMHEVTPGGRVEGKVMLDDENLYGSGVDPVAVRRTVGMVFQRPNPFPTMSIFDNVAAGLRLNGTVKKKSELNDVVEKSLKGANLWNEVKDRLNKPGSGLSGGQQQRLCIARAIAVQPQVLLMDEPCSALDPISTLAIEDLIGELKSRFTIVIVTHNMQQAARVSDRTAFFNLAAVGQPGKLVEIDDTERIFSNPSVQATEDYISGRFG